From Flavobacterium alkalisoli, the proteins below share one genomic window:
- a CDS encoding imelysin family protein, translated as MRKLTMGLSLVAVTGLVMVSCNNDDDQSTPSFAVTKAEVIDNYANIVYQNYKDAYDDGVALEEAINAFTTNPTDANFTTAKLRWKTARESYGTTEAFRFANGPIDDENGPEGLLNAWPLDENYIDYVDNNGTVIDGGIINATDTYPEITKDLLISLNEDGGEKNISTGYHAIEFLLWGQDLTAPADMIPGQRPYTDFVDGGTAINQDRRRDYLNVVADLLTDHLSYLVDQWKEGGAYRNVFLALSEDTALQNMYLGITTLAAAELAVERMDVALANMDQEDEHSCFSDNTHRDIYLNFKGVYNVYKGTYGNITGASLEDLVEQADAMIADDTDAAFILTENSINAIAIPFDYAIMGGANSEEGAKVKTAVLDLQEQLAPNLLAGAAKLGISVTIE; from the coding sequence ATGAGAAAACTTACCATGGGATTATCGTTAGTTGCTGTTACCGGACTGGTAATGGTATCATGTAACAATGATGACGATCAAAGCACACCATCGTTTGCAGTTACTAAAGCTGAGGTTATAGATAACTACGCAAATATTGTTTACCAAAACTATAAAGATGCTTACGATGACGGAGTAGCTCTGGAAGAGGCAATTAATGCTTTTACGACTAACCCTACTGATGCTAACTTTACAACTGCTAAACTTAGATGGAAAACTGCTAGGGAGAGTTATGGTACTACAGAGGCTTTTCGTTTTGCAAATGGTCCTATAGATGACGAAAATGGTCCGGAAGGTTTGCTTAACGCATGGCCGCTTGATGAAAATTATATTGATTATGTTGACAATAACGGTACTGTAATAGACGGAGGTATTATTAATGCTACCGATACTTATCCTGAAATAACTAAAGATCTTTTAATCAGCCTTAACGAAGATGGTGGTGAGAAAAACATCAGTACAGGCTACCATGCTATTGAGTTCCTTCTTTGGGGACAGGATTTAACAGCCCCTGCTGATATGATACCGGGACAAAGACCATATACTGACTTTGTTGACGGTGGTACTGCTATTAACCAGGACAGAAGACGTGATTACTTAAACGTAGTTGCCGATTTACTTACAGATCACCTGTCTTACCTTGTAGACCAGTGGAAAGAAGGTGGTGCTTACAGAAACGTATTCCTTGCTTTATCGGAAGATACTGCACTACAAAACATGTATTTAGGGATAACTACTCTTGCAGCTGCTGAGCTTGCAGTAGAGCGTATGGACGTTGCTCTTGCAAACATGGATCAGGAAGATGAGCATTCTTGTTTTAGTGATAACACACACCGTGATATCTACTTAAACTTTAAAGGTGTGTATAATGTTTACAAAGGTACTTACGGTAATATTACAGGAGCATCTCTTGAAGATCTTGTAGAACAGGCAGATGCCATGATTGCTGATGATACTGACGCTGCATTTATATTAACAGAGAACAGTATTAACGCAATAGCAATACCATTTGATTATGCTATTATGGGTGGTGCTAACTCTGAAGAAGGTGCTAAAGTAAAAACGGCTGTGCTTGATTTACAAGAACAACTTGCGCCTAATTTACTTGCGGGTGCAGCTAAGCTTGGGATTAGCGTTACTATTGAGTGA
- a CDS encoding heavy metal translocating P-type ATPase, with protein sequence MKHTYSIQGMSCNGCRTKVEKTLNEIEGIVATVSLNPPVAEVTMKEHIPIEKLQEKLSQAGSKYIISTEPPKQGEHTHHNHEHHNHSHHNHSHKVEGGKYYCPMFCEGDKTYDKPGSCPVCGMNLEKAPDLTPKKKQYTCPMHPEVIRNEPGACPICGMDLVPLEPQEEEDETYKILVKKFKVAMVFTIPIFVIAMGEMIPGNPISKYVSHTVSNWIQFALSLPVVFYAAWMFFERAWVSFKIWKLNMFSLIGVGAAAAFIFSITGLFFPSIFPDQFKGHGGSVYLYFEAVTVILTLVLLGQLLEARAHTHTNTAIKELLKLSPTEATVVVDGTEKVIDINDIKAGDILRVKPGEKIPVDGSIKEGSSSVDESMITGEPIPVTKNEGDKVSSGTINGSRSFLMTAERVGSETLLSQIIHMVNDASRSRAPIQKLADKISGYFVPIVIAIAIVTFIVWAIFGSQQAYVFAFANAVAVLIIACPCALGLATPMSVMVGVGKGAQSGVLIKNAEALENMAKVNVLITDKTGTLTEGKPSVDKVVSVGNMSEKELSGIIASLNQQSEHPLAQAIVNHAHKLGTELHTVKDFEAVSGKGVTGITNDKRVAIGNKKLLEQLKISLTDEVLQQATKEQETGKTVSYISIDEKVEGFVTITDAIKKTSKKAIAALMEKGIDVVMLTGDNKSTAKAVADELGIKHFVAECLPEDKLNEIKKLQAQGKIVAMAGDGINDAPALAKADVGIAMGTGTDVAIESAQITLVKGDLHGIVKASELSEGVMRNIKQNLFFAFVYNALGIPLAAGVLYPFFGILLSPMIAALAMSLSSVSVIVNSLRIKNLKLH encoded by the coding sequence ATGAAACATACATATAGCATACAGGGGATGAGCTGTAACGGCTGCCGCACTAAGGTTGAAAAAACATTAAACGAGATAGAGGGGATTGTGGCTACAGTTTCCCTTAACCCACCGGTAGCAGAAGTTACTATGAAAGAGCATATACCCATAGAAAAACTTCAGGAAAAGCTTTCTCAGGCAGGCAGTAAATATATTATAAGTACTGAACCTCCTAAACAAGGAGAGCACACACATCATAATCACGAACATCACAATCATAGCCACCATAACCATTCTCATAAAGTAGAAGGCGGTAAATACTATTGCCCTATGTTTTGTGAAGGAGATAAGACTTATGATAAACCCGGCAGTTGCCCGGTGTGTGGGATGAATTTGGAAAAAGCCCCCGACCTTACTCCAAAGAAAAAGCAATACACATGCCCTATGCACCCTGAGGTTATAAGAAATGAACCGGGTGCATGCCCTATCTGTGGTATGGATCTGGTGCCGTTAGAGCCTCAGGAAGAGGAAGACGAGACCTACAAAATACTGGTTAAAAAGTTTAAGGTAGCTATGGTCTTCACTATTCCCATATTTGTTATTGCAATGGGAGAGATGATTCCGGGTAACCCTATCTCAAAATATGTATCGCATACCGTTTCAAACTGGATTCAGTTTGCGCTTTCATTACCGGTTGTGTTTTATGCTGCCTGGATGTTTTTTGAAAGGGCGTGGGTTTCATTCAAAATATGGAAACTCAATATGTTTAGCCTTATAGGTGTTGGGGCTGCCGCAGCTTTCATTTTTAGTATAACAGGGCTGTTTTTTCCTTCCATATTTCCCGATCAGTTTAAGGGGCATGGAGGTAGCGTATATCTATATTTTGAAGCCGTGACAGTGATACTTACCCTGGTGCTGTTAGGGCAGTTACTGGAAGCAAGGGCACATACCCATACCAATACAGCCATAAAAGAATTGTTGAAACTTTCTCCTACCGAAGCTACTGTAGTGGTTGACGGGACTGAAAAAGTTATTGATATAAATGATATAAAAGCAGGTGATATTTTAAGGGTTAAGCCCGGAGAGAAAATACCTGTTGATGGTTCCATAAAAGAAGGAAGTAGCAGTGTAGACGAGTCTATGATTACCGGAGAACCTATACCTGTAACCAAAAATGAGGGTGATAAGGTAAGTTCAGGTACCATAAACGGATCAAGGTCATTTTTAATGACTGCCGAACGCGTAGGATCGGAGACCCTTCTTTCTCAAATCATACACATGGTTAATGATGCCAGCCGTTCGCGTGCACCCATACAAAAACTGGCCGATAAGATATCAGGCTATTTTGTACCTATTGTAATAGCCATTGCCATTGTAACCTTTATTGTTTGGGCAATCTTCGGTTCACAACAGGCATACGTGTTTGCCTTTGCCAATGCTGTGGCTGTATTAATTATTGCGTGTCCCTGTGCTTTAGGGCTTGCAACGCCTATGTCGGTTATGGTTGGGGTAGGTAAAGGGGCACAAAGCGGCGTACTTATTAAAAATGCCGAAGCCCTTGAAAATATGGCTAAAGTAAATGTATTGATTACCGACAAGACAGGAACCCTTACAGAAGGAAAACCATCGGTAGATAAGGTTGTGTCTGTAGGGAATATGAGTGAGAAAGAACTATCAGGAATAATAGCGTCGCTAAACCAACAGAGTGAACACCCATTAGCACAGGCTATTGTTAATCATGCCCATAAACTGGGTACAGAGTTGCATACTGTAAAAGATTTTGAAGCTGTTTCGGGTAAAGGGGTAACAGGTATAACTAACGATAAACGGGTAGCAATTGGTAACAAAAAGCTTTTAGAACAGCTTAAAATTTCTCTAACGGATGAGGTGCTGCAACAGGCCACTAAAGAACAGGAAACAGGAAAAACAGTTTCTTACATAAGTATAGACGAAAAAGTAGAAGGCTTTGTAACTATTACCGATGCCATTAAGAAAACCAGTAAGAAAGCTATTGCTGCGCTTATGGAGAAGGGAATTGATGTAGTGATGCTTACAGGAGATAACAAAAGCACAGCTAAGGCTGTGGCAGATGAGTTGGGAATCAAGCATTTTGTGGCAGAATGCCTTCCGGAGGACAAGCTTAATGAAATTAAGAAATTACAGGCTCAGGGTAAGATAGTGGCAATGGCGGGCGACGGTATTAATGATGCCCCGGCCCTTGCAAAAGCCGATGTAGGTATAGCAATGGGAACAGGAACTGATGTTGCTATAGAAAGCGCACAGATAACCCTTGTAAAAGGCGACCTGCATGGTATTGTTAAAGCGAGTGAACTAAGCGAGGGTGTTATGCGTAATATTAAGCAAAACCTGTTCTTTGCCTTTGTTTATAATGCGTTAGGTATTCCGCTTGCGGCAGGTGTATTATATCCTTTCTTCGGTATACTGTTATCACCCATGATTGCGGCTTTGGCAATGAGTCTCAGTTCGGTATCAGTAATTGTAAATTCTCTAAGAATTAAGAATTTAAAACTGCACTAA
- a CDS encoding imelysin family protein, translated as MKKVFAIVILAVVAFACSSNDNEGVNNSQNYDRTAILTNWADNIIIPAYQNYNDKVSELYTKTTDFTQNPDETKLNELRTAWLSAYEAYQYVAMYDFGKASILYLKQSANTYPTDVAGIENNITTGSYNLDTQIQFSRQGFPGIDYLINGLGDDAETVAYYSNTAAADYLTAITAQLKSIAEQVTNDWNGTYRNTFVNNNGTSVTSSVNVTTNNFVRNFEKDVRSGKVGIPAGIFSNGITYADKVEAYYKNNVSKMLLNAGIKAQQDFFNGKAFNSTATGPSLKSALDGVNAVRNGENLSTIINNQFAAIYTANNQLSESLSQQVTTDNNKMLNAYDAMQQNVIYIKLDMMQALNITIDYVDGDGD; from the coding sequence ATGAAAAAAGTATTTGCAATAGTTATTTTGGCAGTTGTTGCCTTTGCCTGCTCATCTAATGATAATGAAGGAGTTAACAACAGTCAGAATTATGACCGTACTGCCATACTTACCAACTGGGCCGATAATATAATCATACCGGCTTACCAAAATTATAATGACAAAGTAAGCGAGCTTTACACAAAAACAACAGATTTTACTCAAAATCCTGATGAAACTAAGCTTAACGAACTAAGAACTGCGTGGCTAAGTGCTTATGAAGCATATCAATATGTTGCCATGTATGATTTTGGTAAAGCATCTATACTTTATCTTAAACAGAGCGCTAACACCTACCCTACTGATGTTGCCGGAATTGAAAACAACATTACTACAGGAAGCTATAACCTTGACACTCAAATACAGTTTAGCAGACAGGGTTTCCCTGGCATAGACTACCTCATTAACGGTCTTGGCGACGATGCAGAAACAGTTGCTTATTACAGTAATACTGCAGCAGCAGATTACCTTACTGCTATTACCGCACAGCTAAAAAGCATTGCAGAACAGGTTACTAACGACTGGAATGGTACTTACAGAAATACTTTTGTAAACAACAACGGAACTTCGGTTACAAGTTCTGTAAACGTTACAACAAACAACTTTGTGAGAAACTTTGAAAAAGATGTTAGAAGCGGTAAAGTAGGTATCCCTGCAGGTATCTTTTCAAACGGAATTACTTATGCTGACAAAGTAGAAGCTTACTATAAAAATAATGTATCAAAAATGCTGCTTAATGCAGGTATTAAAGCACAACAGGACTTTTTTAACGGTAAAGCTTTTAACAGCACTGCTACCGGGCCAAGCTTAAAAAGTGCTCTTGACGGTGTTAATGCCGTAAGAAACGGTGAAAACCTAAGCACTATCATCAACAATCAGTTTGCTGCTATTTATACTGCAAACAACCAGCTTAGCGAAAGCCTTTCACAACAGGTTACTACAGATAATAATAAAATGCTTAATGCTTATGATGCCATGCAGCAAAATGTAATTTACATTAAACTGGACATGATGCAGGCACTTAACATTACTATTGATTATGTAGATGGTGACGGTGATTAA
- a CDS encoding DMT family protein, whose amino-acid sequence MKGFLTIVLLVISNTFMTLAWYGHLKFSEWKWFNKLGLAAIILISWGIALFEYVFQVPANKIGFKENGGPFNLIQLKVIQEVITLIVFAAFTILFFKTENFRPNHIIAFIFLILAVFFAFKK is encoded by the coding sequence ATGAAAGGCTTTCTAACCATCGTTTTACTTGTTATTTCTAACACATTTATGACTTTAGCCTGGTATGGGCATTTAAAGTTCTCTGAATGGAAATGGTTTAATAAACTGGGGCTTGCAGCTATAATATTAATAAGCTGGGGCATAGCCCTGTTTGAATATGTTTTTCAGGTTCCGGCAAATAAAATTGGTTTTAAGGAAAACGGCGGACCGTTTAATTTAATTCAGCTAAAAGTAATTCAGGAGGTTATTACCCTTATTGTATTTGCTGCTTTTACAATACTGTTCTTTAAAACCGAAAACTTCAGGCCTAATCATATAATAGCCTTTATATTTTTAATCCTGGCTGTGTTTTTTGCCTTTAAAAAATAA
- a CDS encoding HTTM domain-containing protein encodes MISHIKSYLNSYTDAATLAFYRLVFGFMMLMGLVRFASYGWIDKFYIQPKFHFTYYGFSWVKPFGTYTYALFIICAIAALCMAIGYKYRFAAITFFLSFTYIELMDKTTYLNHYYFISIVSFVMIFLPASAYFSVDAYKNPQRNFSQIPRWTVDILKLLLAIVYFYAGLAKLNSDWLLNAMPLKIWLSGHADLPLIGPLMLKNWVHFAFSWFGALYDLFIVFLLINKRTRLIGFGFVLIFHLLTSLLFPIGMFPYIMIASSLIFFSSSFHKKCLAIITKAFRLPKMAVESTKNYIPRRVGLYKLSLSVLTVFLFIQLVFPFRYLLYPGELFWTEEGFRFSWRVMLMEKAGYAQFVVTDSETGKSIHVNNEEFLTRFQEKQMSFQPDFILEYAHFLHDYYEAKGMNNPKVYTECYVALNGRLSRPYIDPKINLADKNESFKHKDWILPFNETIWGL; translated from the coding sequence ATGATTTCGCATATAAAGTCATATTTAAACTCATATACTGATGCCGCAACACTGGCCTTCTACAGGCTGGTGTTTGGTTTTATGATGCTTATGGGACTTGTTCGTTTTGCATCATACGGCTGGATAGACAAATTTTATATTCAGCCAAAATTTCACTTTACATACTACGGTTTTAGCTGGGTTAAGCCTTTTGGCACTTACACCTATGCCCTATTCATAATTTGTGCCATTGCAGCATTATGCATGGCTATAGGCTATAAATACAGGTTTGCAGCCATAACATTTTTCCTGAGCTTTACATACATAGAGCTTATGGATAAAACCACATATCTTAATCATTACTATTTTATTTCCATCGTAAGCTTTGTGATGATTTTTTTACCGGCATCGGCTTATTTTTCTGTAGATGCTTACAAAAACCCACAACGCAATTTTAGCCAGATACCGCGATGGACGGTTGATATACTTAAACTGCTTTTGGCCATCGTATATTTTTATGCCGGGCTGGCAAAACTAAATTCCGACTGGCTGTTAAACGCCATGCCTTTAAAAATATGGTTATCGGGTCATGCCGATTTACCTTTAATAGGCCCACTAATGCTAAAAAACTGGGTACATTTTGCCTTTAGCTGGTTTGGTGCCCTATACGACCTGTTTATTGTTTTCTTATTGATAAACAAGCGTACCCGACTTATAGGATTTGGTTTTGTGCTTATATTCCACCTGCTCACATCACTTCTTTTCCCTATAGGTATGTTCCCGTATATTATGATAGCCTCATCGCTTATATTCTTTAGCAGTAGCTTCCATAAAAAATGCCTCGCCATAATTACTAAGGCTTTCAGGTTACCTAAAATGGCTGTAGAATCAACTAAAAATTACATTCCACGAAGAGTAGGATTATACAAACTAAGCCTTTCAGTACTTACTGTTTTTCTTTTTATTCAGTTAGTATTCCCTTTCAGGTATTTATTATACCCTGGTGAACTGTTTTGGACAGAAGAAGGGTTCAGGTTTTCATGGAGGGTAATGCTCATGGAAAAAGCGGGTTATGCGCAGTTTGTGGTAACCGACTCAGAAACCGGAAAAAGCATACATGTAAACAATGAGGAGTTCCTTACCCGATTTCAGGAAAAGCAGATGTCTTTTCAGCCTGATTTTATATTGGAATATGCCCATTTTTTACATGACTATTATGAAGCTAAGGGTATGAACAACCCAAAAGTATATACCGAGTGCTATGTGGCACTTAACGGCAGGCTAAGCAGGCCGTATATTGATCCCAAAATTAATTTAGCTGATAAAAATGAATCATTTAAACACAAAGACTGGATTTTACCATTTAACGAAACTATTTGGGGGCTATAG
- a CDS encoding TonB-dependent receptor domain-containing protein — MNHLNTKTGFYHLTKLFGGYSLFLLLVPVFAFAQNTISGTVVSNDGGTLSYVEIFNKTNNISLTTDANGAFTIKAATPQTLVFYRDNYGLLEQTVSPGENITITLQKVINLNELVIQQEKFYSLTKMKDVDGTAIYAGRKTEVIDLQKITANKATNNTRQIYAQVAGLTINENSDGGLQLSIGGRGLNPNRTSNFNTRQNGYDISADVLGYPESYYTPPTEALAEIQVIRGAAALQYGTQFGGLVNFKFQSPSEKPIEVVTRNTVGSYNLLTDFTSLSGTVGKFSYYTFFNYKQGDGFRPNSEFNSRNFFANLNYQFSKKTSLHFDYTMFDYLAKQPGGLTDYMFYQDMFQSNRNRNWFDVNWNLLALRLNHHFTDKSQFSLQLFGLDASRNALGFRVNRVANPDIEGTERDLLKGNFVNWGAEARFLQLYDINENSSALLIGAKYYQARNTGSQGPGSSGSDPDFNYAFDEFPNYANQNDYVYPNLNVAFFAENMFRLSPKFTITPGIRIENIRTKADGYYRVINTDLAGNVILDETTQENVTKQREFILLGLAASYKPNTMIEFYGNLAQNYRSVTFNDIRNATPSQMIDPDITDEKGYTSDIGVRGKLADKLSYDASIFGLYYNDKIAEYPTIIDQKYVRYRSNVGTAITYGFEALLDWNITNTFFEGSKFKWNMFTNTSITGSEYLKSEVPNIEGNSVEFVPLVNLKAGSGLGYKNFTCNIQLTYLSSQFTDAINSTSGKDDNTYGIFGEIPSYYVADISASYKWRMLKLEAGINNFTNNYYFTRRATGYPGPGIIPSDPRTFYTTLQITF, encoded by the coding sequence ATGAATCATTTAAACACAAAGACTGGATTTTACCATTTAACGAAACTATTTGGGGGCTATAGCCTATTCCTGTTGTTAGTTCCTGTTTTTGCTTTCGCGCAAAACACCATTTCGGGCACTGTGGTTTCTAACGATGGTGGTACCCTGTCTTATGTTGAAATATTCAACAAAACAAACAATATATCACTTACCACCGATGCTAACGGAGCTTTTACAATTAAGGCAGCTACCCCACAAACTCTGGTATTTTATCGAGACAATTATGGCCTTTTAGAACAAACTGTTAGTCCCGGTGAAAATATTACCATTACCCTGCAAAAGGTTATTAACCTTAACGAACTGGTTATACAGCAGGAAAAGTTCTATTCACTTACCAAAATGAAGGATGTGGATGGTACAGCCATTTATGCAGGAAGAAAAACAGAGGTTATAGACTTACAAAAAATTACTGCCAATAAAGCGACAAACAACACCAGGCAGATATATGCACAGGTAGCAGGATTAACCATTAATGAGAATTCTGACGGCGGTTTACAATTAAGCATTGGCGGACGCGGACTTAATCCTAACCGTACCTCTAACTTTAATACACGCCAAAACGGATATGATATTAGTGCCGACGTTTTAGGATACCCTGAAAGCTATTATACCCCTCCTACCGAAGCATTGGCTGAAATTCAGGTTATACGAGGTGCTGCAGCCTTACAGTATGGTACTCAGTTTGGCGGATTGGTTAACTTTAAATTTCAGTCACCGTCAGAAAAACCAATTGAGGTGGTTACCCGCAATACTGTGGGCTCCTATAATCTTTTAACCGATTTTACAAGTCTAAGCGGCACTGTAGGCAAGTTTAGTTACTACACCTTTTTCAACTACAAACAGGGAGATGGTTTCAGGCCAAACTCTGAATTCAACAGCCGTAACTTTTTTGCGAACCTAAATTACCAGTTCAGTAAGAAGACATCACTGCACTTTGATTATACCATGTTTGATTATCTGGCAAAACAACCTGGCGGACTTACCGATTATATGTTTTATCAGGATATGTTTCAAAGCAACAGAAACCGAAACTGGTTTGACGTAAACTGGAATCTTTTGGCATTAAGGCTTAATCACCATTTTACAGACAAGTCTCAGTTTTCATTACAGCTTTTTGGTCTTGATGCCAGCCGTAATGCATTAGGTTTTCGTGTTAACAGGGTAGCAAACCCCGATATTGAAGGAACAGAAAGAGACCTGCTTAAAGGAAATTTTGTAAACTGGGGTGCAGAAGCCCGTTTTTTACAGCTTTATGACATAAACGAAAATAGCAGTGCTTTACTTATTGGCGCAAAATACTATCAGGCAAGAAATACAGGTTCGCAGGGACCGGGAAGCTCGGGTAGTGATCCCGACTTTAACTATGCTTTTGATGAGTTCCCTAACTATGCGAATCAAAACGATTATGTGTATCCTAACCTTAACGTTGCCTTTTTTGCCGAAAACATGTTCAGGCTATCGCCTAAATTCACGATAACACCGGGAATTAGAATTGAAAACATACGTACAAAAGCAGACGGATATTACAGGGTAATAAATACTGATTTGGCTGGTAATGTAATTTTAGATGAAACAACTCAGGAAAACGTTACCAAGCAAAGGGAGTTTATCCTTTTAGGACTAGCCGCCAGTTACAAACCTAATACTATGATTGAGTTCTATGGTAATTTGGCTCAAAACTACAGGTCGGTTACCTTTAACGATATACGTAATGCAACTCCAAGCCAGATGATTGATCCGGATATCACCGATGAAAAAGGATATACTTCCGACATAGGTGTTAGAGGAAAATTGGCTGATAAACTATCTTATGATGCCAGTATATTTGGTTTGTATTACAATGATAAAATTGCCGAATACCCTACAATTATCGATCAAAAATATGTACGCTACAGGAGTAATGTAGGGACTGCAATAACTTACGGTTTTGAAGCACTATTGGACTGGAACATTACAAATACTTTTTTTGAGGGAAGTAAATTTAAGTGGAACATGTTTACCAACACCTCAATAACAGGGTCTGAATACTTAAAATCGGAGGTACCAAACATAGAAGGTAACAGTGTAGAGTTTGTACCGCTTGTAAACCTAAAAGCCGGCTCAGGACTGGGATATAAAAACTTTACCTGTAACATACAGCTAACCTATCTCTCATCTCAATTTACCGATGCTATAAACAGTACTTCGGGGAAAGATGATAACACCTACGGTATTTTTGGAGAAATACCTTCTTATTACGTTGCTGATATTTCTGCATCCTACAAATGGAGAATGCTTAAACTCGAAGCAGGGATAAACAACTTTACAAACAACTATTATTTTACAAGGAGAGCCACAGGATATCCGGGGCCGGGTATTATACCATCCGACCCGAGAACGTTCTATACAACGCTTCAAATAACCTTTTAA
- a CDS encoding di-heme oxidoreductase family protein has product MKKIICSLACIALIVTGCSKNDEDYVSLAPEEGEQYSGGVATVNNATEEAFGFAYTGLTSDQATDFGVGNSFFRQTWVSAPSSTTARDGLGPFYNAVACASCHFKDGRGRPPMYDGELGRGLLIRLSTSGINPHGGSMPDPVYGGQLQDNAILGPTIKGQIGITYQIITETFADGTTVELQKPIYTINNLGYGPLASGVMFSPRIANQIIGLGLLEAVPEATILGFADEFDSDGDGISGRPNYVYDVLSDSQKMGRFGWKANQPNIKQQVAGALSGDMGITSYIFPDENCPPGVDCNSIPNGGSPEITDISFDRMVLYSSALAVPIRRNYDDEAVLRGKQIFGDLNCIACHKPKMQTGSSYIISGYANQTIRPYTDLLLHDMGPELADNAPDYLATGSEWRTPPLWGIGLVQTVNGHTNFMHDGRARNITEAILWHGGEAQASKNKFKELSASEREDLLKFLNSL; this is encoded by the coding sequence ATGAAAAAAATCATCTGTTCGCTTGCCTGCATAGCCCTGATTGTAACAGGGTGCAGTAAGAATGACGAAGATTATGTGAGCCTGGCTCCCGAAGAAGGAGAGCAGTATTCAGGAGGTGTTGCTACGGTAAACAACGCTACCGAAGAAGCTTTTGGTTTTGCCTATACAGGCTTAACATCTGATCAGGCAACCGATTTTGGAGTGGGTAACTCTTTTTTCAGGCAAACATGGGTTTCGGCTCCTTCGTCTACAACGGCACGCGATGGTTTAGGGCCTTTTTATAATGCCGTTGCGTGTGCAAGTTGTCACTTTAAGGATGGACGCGGCCGTCCGCCAATGTACGATGGCGAACTGGGCAGGGGACTACTTATAAGGTTAAGCACTTCGGGTATAAATCCGCATGGTGGCTCAATGCCCGATCCGGTTTATGGAGGACAGCTTCAGGATAATGCAATTTTAGGGCCTACAATAAAAGGACAGATAGGTATTACTTACCAGATTATTACAGAAACTTTTGCAGACGGGACTACTGTAGAACTGCAAAAACCAATATATACCATAAACAATTTAGGCTATGGTCCGCTGGCTTCAGGTGTAATGTTCTCTCCGAGAATAGCGAACCAGATTATTGGTCTTGGACTTTTAGAGGCAGTACCGGAAGCGACTATTTTAGGATTTGCCGATGAATTTGATTCCGATGGAGACGGTATATCGGGAAGGCCAAATTATGTATATGATGTACTTAGCGATTCTCAAAAAATGGGACGCTTTGGATGGAAGGCCAATCAGCCTAATATAAAACAACAGGTTGCAGGAGCACTTAGCGGGGATATGGGGATTACCTCTTATATATTCCCTGACGAGAACTGCCCTCCGGGAGTAGATTGTAACAGTATTCCAAATGGGGGAAGTCCTGAAATTACAGATATAAGTTTCGATAGGATGGTACTTTATTCAAGTGCATTAGCGGTACCTATCAGGAGAAATTATGATGATGAGGCAGTACTGAGAGGCAAACAGATTTTTGGAGACCTTAACTGTATAGCCTGCCATAAGCCAAAAATGCAAACAGGCAGCAGCTATATCATTTCGGGTTATGCAAACCAGACTATTCGTCCTTATACCGATTTGCTTTTGCATGATATGGGGCCTGAACTGGCAGACAATGCGCCTGATTATTTAGCAACAGGAAGTGAATGGCGTACTCCGCCGTTATGGGGTATTGGCCTTGTGCAAACTGTAAACGGGCATACAAACTTTATGCACGATGGCAGGGCACGCAATATTACTGAGGCTATATTATGGCATGGGGGTGAAGCCCAGGCTTCTAAAAATAAGTTCAAAGAATTATCGGCTTCCGAAAGGGAAGACCTTCTTAAGTTTTTAAATTCACTATAA